Proteins encoded within one genomic window of Mycolicibacterium monacense:
- a CDS encoding GTP-binding protein — protein sequence MAYEHSDTRRSSATKIVVSGGFGAGKTTFVGAVSEIMPLRTEALVTNASAGVDGLEGTPDKRTTTVAMDFGRITLADDLVLYLFGTPGQRRFWFMWDDLIRGAIGAIILVDVRRLQDSFAAVDFFEARNLPFLVAINEFDGAPRHSTDAVRKALALPAHIPVITVDARSRESAKAALIAITEYSLNSLSALPG from the coding sequence GTGGCCTACGAGCACTCTGACACGCGGCGCTCGAGCGCGACGAAGATCGTCGTCTCCGGCGGATTCGGCGCCGGGAAGACGACGTTCGTGGGCGCGGTGTCGGAGATCATGCCGCTGCGCACCGAGGCGCTGGTCACCAACGCCTCGGCCGGAGTCGACGGCCTCGAGGGCACCCCCGACAAGCGCACCACCACCGTGGCGATGGACTTCGGCCGCATCACGCTGGCCGACGACCTGGTCCTGTACTTGTTCGGCACACCGGGGCAGCGGCGGTTCTGGTTCATGTGGGACGACCTGATCCGCGGTGCGATCGGCGCGATCATCCTCGTCGACGTCCGCCGCCTGCAGGACAGCTTCGCCGCGGTCGACTTCTTCGAGGCGCGAAACCTGCCGTTCCTGGTCGCCATCAACGAATTCGACGGCGCTCCAAGGCATTCCACCGATGCGGTGCGAAAGGCGTTGGCGCTGCCAGCCCACATCCCGGTGATCACCGTCGACGCCAGAAGCCGCGAGTCGGCCAAGGCCGCGCTCATCGCGATCACCGAATACTCCCTCAACAGCCTTTCGGCTCTGCCGGGTTGA
- a CDS encoding roadblock/LC7 domain-containing protein has protein sequence MTYPARSTQRESLDWLVSRFAREVSGVSHAVLVSADGLLMAASEHMPVERADQLAAVASGLASLSTGAAQLFDGGYVLQSVVEMENGYLLLMRVGDGSNLATLATRSCDIGQIGYEMAILVERVGTVVQSQRRTPARS, from the coding sequence ATGACCTACCCGGCACGTTCGACGCAGCGTGAATCGCTCGACTGGTTGGTCTCCCGATTCGCCCGCGAAGTGTCCGGGGTCTCCCATGCGGTGCTGGTGTCCGCCGACGGTCTGCTGATGGCCGCCAGCGAGCACATGCCGGTCGAACGCGCCGATCAGCTCGCCGCGGTCGCGTCCGGCCTGGCGAGCCTGTCGACCGGCGCCGCGCAGCTGTTCGACGGTGGCTACGTGCTGCAGTCCGTCGTGGAGATGGAGAACGGCTACCTGTTGCTGATGCGGGTCGGTGACGGCTCCAACCTGGCGACGCTGGCCACCCGATCCTGCGACATCGGGCAGATCGGCTACGAGATGGCGATCCTCGTCGAACGGGTGGGCACGGTCGTCCAGTCACAGCGACGCACTCCCGCGCGTTCGTGA
- a CDS encoding transglutaminase-like domain-containing protein, giving the protein MPRDTMSRTVGAELEIEVTAPTTLEFQIALAAHPGADITEALTFRHDGTSVEAQEMIGEHGTRIHKFAAAPGTVTASYQATIRGFAAPPEVRDIDLSTYLRPSRYAEADKFFGFAATEFGDFTDSEALLERVSSWVGARLDYVPGSSDPIDGAADTLLAGAGVCRDYAHLVIAMLRAVNVPARLVSVYAPGCSPMDFHAVAEAYVEGQWRVVDATCLAPRQSMVRIATGRDAADTAFLDNHDGSITLQNMTVTAVVDGELPRDSVSDLVTLH; this is encoded by the coding sequence ATGCCCCGCGACACCATGAGCCGCACCGTCGGCGCCGAACTCGAGATCGAGGTCACCGCACCCACCACGCTCGAGTTCCAGATCGCGCTCGCCGCGCATCCGGGCGCCGACATCACCGAGGCGCTGACGTTCCGCCACGACGGCACATCCGTCGAGGCGCAGGAGATGATCGGCGAACACGGCACCCGCATCCACAAATTCGCCGCCGCGCCCGGCACGGTGACCGCGTCCTACCAGGCGACTATTCGGGGTTTCGCGGCGCCGCCCGAGGTCCGCGACATCGACCTGTCGACCTATCTGCGACCCAGTCGCTACGCCGAGGCGGACAAGTTCTTCGGTTTCGCCGCAACGGAATTCGGCGACTTCACCGACTCCGAGGCGCTACTGGAGCGGGTGTCGTCGTGGGTCGGCGCCCGTCTCGACTACGTCCCCGGGTCGAGCGATCCCATCGACGGCGCCGCGGACACGCTGCTGGCCGGCGCGGGCGTCTGCCGTGACTATGCCCACCTGGTCATCGCGATGCTGCGCGCGGTCAACGTCCCGGCCCGCCTGGTCTCCGTCTACGCACCCGGGTGCAGCCCGATGGACTTCCACGCCGTCGCCGAGGCCTACGTCGAGGGGCAGTGGCGGGTGGTCGACGCGACGTGTCTGGCGCCGCGACAGTCCATGGTGCGCATCGCGACCGGGCGGGACGCCGCCGACACCGCGTTCCTCGACAACCACGACGGCTCCATCACGTTGCAGAACATGACCGTCACCGCGGTCGTCGACGGGGAGTTGCCGCGGGATTCGGTGTCCGACCTGGTCACCTTGCACTGA
- a CDS encoding HAMP domain-containing sensor histidine kinase, with protein MRILGRSRGPAPMTAPPKRPSRWSPANWPVRWKVLAIVLVPLVLAGVFGGARIAANVDQAGELRLAAERAELIPDINGYMAAMENVVVAATQGQQTESALAEYDTAKATLRQQLAATDVVPDVRLAVTNLLDLGQDLVNKVTANAVDLRQRVITYAPLLLTAETAITGSARGDDQDVQMRAEALSRAIGARGQMAMQQMLVTRGGEVPEPELRTAMITVAGTEPSTVSGMAELLGGASGEANTLRSEMFKRMSMISNPAVVLTGNPELLQSQAVTADIADRMIADTTDAIPAAVTSAADAQRSSAIRDAVLILLVFVAALVLVLLVARSLVRPLRRLRDSALKVAHEDLPEELDRVRAGAEPGPVPPIPVYTTEEIGQVAHAVDELHEQAVLLAGEQSRLQLQISDMFETLSRRSRSLVDQQLSLIDRLERDEDDPERLESLFRLDHLAARMRRNGANLLVLSGASIPRDQAEPVPVAAVINAAASEVEDYTRVVTAGVPDSRIIGGAAGDLVHLLAELLDNALRYSPPTSQVRVSAMHTGNGGLVIEVGDTGLGMAEADLRIANARLQSGGEVTPYTARHMGLFVVGRLAAQHGFVVRLRSTVVDEPNSGTTVGVYVPAELLAYTDTGRQPHLPPTAPPQAAAPARHHRPEPAGDLNGHSDLAAGGLPQRNPGASGIAGTAGEQTDPRRAVPAPTNTSSFFASRAQAAANGAHERPEPEPVANPNAGADDAIYQSMLSEWLVDPTDLGKSTDLDWKSVWDHGWSAAAAADEAPVRERTDEGLPVRDPGARLVPGGAHRGDDSEEQVASAAGDDTPPRRDPEAIRASMSSHFGGVHAGRAHSREVRGTDLE; from the coding sequence ATGCGCATCCTGGGCCGGTCGCGCGGTCCGGCGCCGATGACTGCGCCGCCGAAAAGGCCGTCGCGCTGGTCACCGGCGAACTGGCCGGTGCGCTGGAAAGTGCTCGCGATCGTGCTCGTCCCGCTCGTACTGGCGGGCGTGTTCGGTGGTGCGCGCATCGCGGCGAACGTGGATCAGGCCGGCGAACTGCGGCTGGCCGCAGAACGCGCGGAGCTCATCCCGGACATCAACGGCTACATGGCCGCCATGGAGAACGTCGTCGTCGCCGCGACGCAGGGCCAGCAGACAGAGTCCGCGCTGGCCGAGTACGACACCGCCAAGGCGACACTGCGGCAGCAGCTCGCGGCCACCGACGTCGTCCCCGACGTACGGCTGGCGGTCACCAACCTGCTCGACCTCGGACAGGATCTGGTCAACAAGGTCACGGCCAACGCGGTCGACCTGCGTCAGCGGGTGATCACCTACGCGCCGCTGCTGCTGACCGCAGAGACCGCCATCACGGGTTCGGCCCGCGGTGACGACCAGGACGTGCAGATGCGCGCCGAGGCGCTGTCGCGGGCGATCGGCGCACGCGGTCAGATGGCGATGCAGCAGATGCTCGTCACCCGCGGCGGTGAGGTCCCCGAACCCGAACTGCGCACCGCGATGATCACGGTGGCCGGTACCGAGCCGTCGACCGTGTCCGGGATGGCGGAGCTCCTCGGCGGGGCCTCCGGGGAGGCCAACACCCTGCGCAGCGAGATGTTCAAGCGCATGTCGATGATCTCCAACCCGGCGGTGGTGCTGACGGGCAATCCGGAACTGCTGCAGTCACAGGCGGTGACCGCCGACATCGCGGACAGGATGATCGCCGACACCACCGACGCCATCCCGGCCGCGGTGACCAGCGCCGCCGACGCGCAGCGGTCCTCCGCGATCCGCGACGCGGTGCTGATCCTGCTGGTGTTCGTCGCCGCACTCGTACTCGTGCTGCTGGTGGCGCGGTCACTCGTGCGGCCGCTGCGCCGGCTGCGCGACAGCGCCCTCAAGGTCGCCCACGAGGACCTGCCGGAGGAACTCGACCGGGTCCGCGCCGGCGCCGAACCCGGCCCGGTCCCGCCGATCCCGGTGTACACCACCGAGGAGATCGGCCAGGTCGCCCACGCCGTCGACGAACTGCACGAGCAGGCCGTGCTGCTGGCCGGTGAGCAGTCGCGGCTGCAGCTGCAGATCAGCGACATGTTCGAGACGCTGTCGCGGCGCAGCCGCTCGCTGGTGGACCAGCAGCTGTCGCTGATCGACCGGCTGGAGCGCGACGAGGACGACCCCGAACGCCTCGAGAGCCTGTTCCGGCTCGACCACCTCGCCGCCCGGATGCGCCGCAACGGCGCCAACCTGCTGGTGCTCTCCGGTGCGTCGATCCCGCGGGATCAGGCCGAACCGGTCCCGGTCGCAGCGGTCATCAACGCCGCCGCCTCCGAGGTGGAGGACTACACCCGGGTCGTGACGGCCGGTGTGCCCGACAGCCGGATCATCGGCGGGGCGGCGGGCGACCTGGTGCACCTGCTCGCCGAACTGCTCGACAACGCACTGCGGTACTCACCGCCGACCTCCCAGGTTCGGGTGTCGGCGATGCACACGGGCAACGGCGGGCTCGTCATCGAGGTCGGCGACACCGGCCTGGGGATGGCCGAGGCCGACCTGCGGATCGCGAACGCCCGCCTGCAGTCCGGCGGTGAGGTCACCCCCTACACCGCACGGCACATGGGTCTGTTCGTCGTCGGGCGGCTGGCCGCACAGCACGGTTTCGTCGTGCGGTTGCGCAGCACCGTCGTCGACGAACCCAACTCCGGCACGACCGTCGGGGTGTACGTCCCGGCCGAACTGCTCGCCTACACCGACACCGGCCGGCAGCCCCACCTACCGCCGACCGCACCGCCGCAGGCCGCCGCGCCCGCCCGCCACCACCGGCCCGAACCCGCGGGCGACCTCAACGGGCACAGTGACCTCGCGGCCGGCGGGTTGCCGCAGCGCAACCCCGGCGCGAGCGGGATCGCCGGCACGGCGGGGGAGCAGACCGACCCGCGCCGGGCGGTCCCCGCACCCACGAACACGTCCTCCTTCTTCGCCTCGCGGGCCCAGGCCGCCGCCAACGGGGCACACGAGCGGCCCGAACCCGAGCCGGTGGCCAATCCGAACGCCGGCGCCGACGACGCCATCTACCAGTCGATGCTCTCGGAATGGCTGGTCGACCCGACCGACCTCGGCAAGAGCACCGACCTGGACTGGAAGTCGGTGTGGGATCACGGATGGTCGGCGGCCGCGGCGGCCGACGAGGCCCCGGTGCGCGAGCGCACCGACGAGGGCCTGCCTGTGCGCGACCCCGGGGCGCGGCTGGTGCCCGGCGGAGCGCACCGCGGCGACGACTCCGAGGAGCAGGTAGCATCGGCGGCCGGGGACGACACCCCGCCGCGACGCGATCCGGAGGCGATTCGGGCCAGCATGAGCAGCCACTTCGGTGGTGTGCACGCCGGCCGCGCCCACTCCCGAGAAGTCAGAGGAACAGATCTCGAATGA
- a CDS encoding heme-binding protein — MTFKLRTYGAAVAAGAMIGATLVVGAATAAAQPPPPNCTAADLTGVSAGVNASTSTYLFTHPDVNAFFTGLKGLPKEEVRARVTEYANANPQVKADLQGIRQPMVDFRNRCGVPER; from the coding sequence ATGACGTTCAAACTTCGCACCTACGGTGCTGCGGTGGCCGCCGGCGCAATGATCGGGGCGACGCTCGTCGTCGGCGCCGCCACCGCGGCGGCACAGCCTCCGCCACCGAACTGCACCGCCGCGGATCTGACCGGGGTCTCGGCGGGTGTCAACGCCTCGACGTCGACCTACCTGTTCACCCATCCGGACGTCAACGCGTTCTTCACCGGCCTCAAAGGTCTGCCGAAGGAAGAGGTTCGGGCGAGGGTCACCGAATATGCGAACGCCAACCCACAGGTGAAGGCCGACCTCCAGGGAATCCGTCAACCCATGGTGGATTTTCGAAATCGGTGCGGCGTACCCGAGCGCTAG
- a CDS encoding DUF742 domain-containing protein — MEPQLVRPYTLTAGRTDSRVHLPLEAPIETLDAARPPRWPAGDVRGDILALCAARPSVAEIAARLSVPLGVARVLVGDLVTQGYLRVHATLDQSATSDERRELIGRTLRGLRAL; from the coding sequence GTGGAACCGCAGCTGGTACGGCCGTACACGCTGACCGCAGGCCGCACCGATTCCCGCGTCCACCTGCCGCTGGAAGCGCCCATCGAGACGCTGGACGCGGCCAGGCCGCCGCGCTGGCCTGCCGGTGACGTACGCGGGGACATCCTCGCGCTGTGCGCGGCGCGACCGTCTGTGGCGGAAATCGCGGCACGTTTATCGGTGCCCCTCGGCGTGGCGCGCGTGCTTGTGGGGGACCTGGTGACGCAGGGTTATCTACGGGTGCACGCCACCCTCGACCAATCGGCGACCTCCGACGAGCGCCGCGAACTCATAGGAAGGACACTGCGTGGCCTACGAGCACTCTGA
- a CDS encoding class I SAM-dependent methyltransferase — MAEPSLWMQKVAADPGHSQWYIDRFRAMARAGDDLVGEARLIDAMAPRGAHILDAGCGPGRVGGYLAAAGHRVVGVDVDPALIEAAEQDHPGPRWLVGDLAELDLPARGVAEPFDLIVSAGNVMTFLAPSTRTQVLRRLRAHLAPAGRAVIGFGAGRDYPFDEFLDNAAAAGLTRDLLLSTWDVRPFTDDSDFLVAILRPA; from the coding sequence ATGGCCGAACCGAGTCTCTGGATGCAGAAGGTCGCGGCCGATCCCGGACATTCGCAGTGGTACATCGACCGGTTCCGGGCGATGGCGCGCGCAGGGGACGATTTGGTGGGCGAGGCCCGCCTCATCGACGCGATGGCACCGCGCGGCGCCCACATCCTCGACGCCGGCTGCGGCCCCGGTCGGGTCGGCGGATACCTGGCCGCGGCCGGTCACCGGGTCGTCGGAGTCGACGTCGACCCGGCGCTGATCGAGGCGGCCGAGCAGGACCACCCCGGACCGCGCTGGCTCGTCGGCGACCTCGCCGAACTCGACCTGCCGGCCCGCGGCGTCGCCGAACCCTTCGACCTCATCGTGTCGGCAGGGAACGTGATGACCTTCCTCGCCCCGAGCACCCGTACCCAGGTGCTGCGCCGGCTGCGGGCCCACCTCGCCCCCGCCGGACGGGCGGTGATCGGCTTCGGCGCCGGCCGCGACTACCCGTTCGACGAGTTCCTCGACAACGCCGCCGCGGCCGGGCTCACCCGCGACCTGCTGCTGTCCACGTGGGACGTACGGCCGTTCACCGACGACTCCGACTTCCTCGTGGCGATCCTGCGACCCGCCTAG
- a CDS encoding esterase/lipase family protein, whose protein sequence is MRATEIRALGEVAAEGVTVLHDIVRGMHTGIASRVFTSVGPAARPVEVIHDVIAQAVHTAIGTAGQRVPEAVGVLAATRFDDDTPIDRTPAVAEAIAALNGIYGDELASRGNALATTMAVRVDGRPVDPASAPLAEAFPDATNRLVVFVHGLCQTESSWRRAPRPAVDAPDPRPYGARLRDDLGFTPVHVRYNTGLHISSNGHSLDELLAALTEAWPVPVCDIALVGHSMGGLVVAQCLSLRRGGGSRLGLAGAPGGVPGLTASGRRPRKGRQRRVVGAGPVTRNTRPRRVSQPAQRRHQGSALRRLPGRRLGRGRPRRVPA, encoded by the coding sequence ATGCGCGCCACTGAGATCCGGGCTCTCGGCGAAGTCGCCGCCGAGGGAGTCACCGTCCTGCACGACATCGTCCGGGGTATGCACACCGGCATCGCGAGCCGGGTGTTCACCTCCGTCGGCCCCGCCGCCCGCCCGGTCGAGGTGATCCACGACGTCATCGCCCAGGCGGTCCACACCGCGATCGGCACCGCCGGCCAACGCGTGCCCGAGGCGGTCGGTGTCCTCGCGGCGACGCGCTTCGACGACGACACCCCGATCGACCGGACCCCGGCCGTCGCGGAGGCGATCGCCGCGCTCAACGGCATCTACGGTGACGAACTCGCCTCCCGCGGCAATGCGCTGGCCACGACCATGGCCGTGCGGGTGGACGGGCGCCCCGTCGACCCGGCGTCCGCGCCGCTCGCCGAGGCGTTCCCCGACGCGACCAACCGCCTCGTCGTATTCGTCCACGGGCTGTGCCAGACCGAATCGTCGTGGCGCCGAGCCCCGCGCCCGGCCGTCGACGCTCCCGATCCGCGCCCCTACGGCGCCCGGCTCCGCGACGATCTGGGCTTCACCCCCGTGCACGTGCGGTACAACACGGGACTGCACATCTCCAGCAACGGGCATTCGCTCGACGAACTGCTGGCGGCGCTGACCGAGGCGTGGCCGGTTCCGGTGTGCGACATCGCGCTGGTCGGGCATTCGATGGGCGGGCTGGTGGTTGCGCAGTGCCTGTCACTACGGCGCGGAGGAGGGTCGCGACTGGGTCTCGCGGGTGCGCCAGGTGGTGTGCCTGGGCTCACCGCATCTGGGCGCCGACCTCGAAAAGGGCGTCAACGCCGCGTCGTGGGCGCTGGGCCGGTTACGCGAAACACGCGCCCTCGCCGAGTTTCTCAACCTGCGCAGCGAAGGCATCAAGGATCTGCGCTTCGGCGCCTGCCTGGACGACGACTGGGCCGAGGCCGACCCCGACGAGTTCCTGCGTGA
- a CDS encoding HNH endonuclease signature motif containing protein: protein MSSNASSGAVALLPKERLEVLFEEVAELAGQRNAIDARLVEIAAEIDHDGLGGITGAKSVAHLMAWKTGSSSRNGKTIAAIAHRIAEFPRCVQALRDGRLSLDQVGVIAEGAGAGSDEHYAELARSASVTQLRTAIKLEPRPAPEPDKDADGDPTPVPVAQASIRKTSDEQYTYWRIALPHVEAAVFDAALRSHHDALIAQWKRDHDTPTDTPAGTPAGGRPPMPALADAFAALVEAGWDTEVTRRPHGQRTTVVVHLDLDDRIAALHLGPLLSEADRRYLGCDATCEVWFERAGQPIGAGRTTRMISRRLRRALEHRHRTCAVPGCGATRGLHAHHIQHWEDGGATDLDNLVLLCPYHHRAHHRGVITITGPADQLTVTDSTGRHLTSGSLARPPNHPPPTVAPYRGPSGERADWWWYTPFQPPPPTTN, encoded by the coding sequence ATGTCCTCGAATGCCTCGTCCGGCGCGGTGGCGCTGCTGCCGAAGGAGCGTCTGGAGGTGTTGTTCGAGGAGGTGGCGGAGTTGGCGGGTCAGCGCAACGCCATCGATGCACGCCTGGTGGAGATCGCCGCTGAGATCGATCACGACGGGTTGGGTGGGATCACCGGCGCGAAGTCGGTGGCGCATTTGATGGCCTGGAAAACCGGATCCTCGTCGCGGAACGGCAAGACCATCGCCGCCATCGCCCACCGGATCGCGGAGTTCCCGCGTTGTGTGCAGGCGCTGCGCGACGGGCGGCTGTCGTTGGATCAGGTCGGGGTCATCGCCGAAGGCGCGGGCGCAGGGTCTGATGAGCATTATGCGGAGTTGGCCCGCAGCGCCTCGGTCACCCAGCTCCGCACCGCGATCAAACTCGAACCCCGCCCCGCACCCGAGCCCGACAAGGACGCCGACGGCGACCCCACGCCGGTGCCGGTGGCGCAGGCCTCGATCCGCAAGACCAGCGATGAGCAGTACACCTACTGGCGTATCGCCCTGCCCCACGTCGAGGCAGCGGTGTTTGACGCCGCTTTGCGGTCTCATCACGATGCGTTGATCGCGCAGTGGAAACGCGACCACGACACCCCCACCGACACCCCCGCCGGCACTCCCGCCGGTGGCCGCCCACCCATGCCCGCCCTGGCTGATGCGTTCGCCGCGCTGGTCGAGGCCGGCTGGGATACCGAGGTGACCCGCCGCCCGCACGGTCAGCGCACCACCGTGGTGGTGCACCTGGACCTCGACGACCGCATCGCCGCCCTGCATCTGGGTCCGCTGCTCTCGGAGGCCGACCGCCGCTACCTGGGCTGTGACGCCACCTGTGAAGTGTGGTTCGAACGCGCCGGCCAACCCATCGGCGCTGGGCGCACCACCCGCATGATCAGCCGCCGACTGCGGCGCGCGCTGGAACACCGTCACCGCACCTGCGCGGTCCCCGGGTGTGGGGCGACCCGCGGTTTGCACGCCCACCACATCCAGCATTGGGAAGACGGCGGAGCCACCGACCTGGACAACCTCGTGCTGCTGTGTCCCTACCACCACCGGGCCCACCACCGCGGCGTCATCACCATCACCGGACCCGCCGACCAGCTCACCGTCACCGACAGCACCGGGCGACACCTCACGTCCGGCTCGTTGGCCCGCCCACCCAACCACCCCCCACCCACCGTCGCGCCCTACCGCGGACCATCCGGAGAGCGTGCCGACTGGTGGTGGTACACACCCTTCCAACCCCCACCACCCACCACCAACTAG
- a CDS encoding pentapeptide repeat-containing protein, producing the protein MAEWNDEEFIGRDFRDEDLSRLRTERVVFDGCDFSGVDMSESEHVGSAFRNCVFRRASLWHSTFRNCSMLGSVFTECRLRPLTLVEVDLTLAVLGGCDLRKVDLSDCRLREAGLVGADLREAVLQRADLRGARVQNTRFEGADLRGARIDATLWTTAAVRGARIDIEQALAYAAAHGLDVHGG; encoded by the coding sequence ATGGCGGAGTGGAACGACGAGGAGTTCATCGGCCGGGACTTCCGTGACGAGGACCTGAGCCGGCTGCGCACCGAGCGGGTGGTGTTCGACGGCTGCGATTTCAGCGGTGTCGACATGTCGGAGTCCGAGCACGTCGGTTCCGCGTTCCGCAACTGCGTGTTCCGACGGGCGTCGCTGTGGCACAGCACATTCCGTAACTGCAGCATGCTGGGTTCGGTGTTCACCGAGTGCCGGCTGCGGCCACTGACGCTGGTCGAGGTGGACCTGACGCTCGCCGTGCTCGGCGGATGCGATCTGCGCAAGGTCGACCTGTCGGACTGCCGGCTGCGCGAAGCCGGCCTGGTCGGCGCGGATCTGCGCGAGGCGGTGCTGCAGCGTGCCGACCTGCGCGGCGCCCGCGTGCAGAACACCCGTTTCGAGGGTGCGGATCTACGCGGTGCGCGCATCGACGCGACGCTGTGGACCACCGCCGCGGTGCGCGGGGCGCGCATCGACATCGAGCAGGCACTGGCATACGCCGCCGCGCACGGCCTCGACGTGCACGGCGGGTGA
- a CDS encoding rhomboid-like protein, with protein sequence MARAFGVVGRYLAGAPATFMWLAVLAVTTRVQRHAGRERSQLLRSQSTNLSHLSEEPTRVLAASLFWLDGKRWWPYVPPFAAVLAPAERRLGTFRWLVVGAAAHVTGTYLGQGYLRWSIRAEQAPPRLADAHDVGVSYFLLGVAGTLSAYLPRRHRSAARAAGVAVLATNAIIRPTFTEVGHLSAFVTGLALSPLAIGRDRHPYPGIQGHARH encoded by the coding sequence GTGGCACGCGCCTTCGGAGTGGTCGGACGCTATCTGGCCGGCGCGCCGGCGACCTTCATGTGGCTGGCAGTCCTCGCCGTCACCACCCGGGTGCAGCGCCACGCCGGCCGTGAGCGCTCGCAGCTGCTGCGCAGCCAGTCGACCAACCTCAGCCACCTGTCCGAGGAGCCGACGCGGGTGCTGGCCGCGAGCCTGTTCTGGCTCGACGGCAAGAGGTGGTGGCCCTACGTGCCGCCGTTCGCCGCCGTCCTGGCCCCCGCCGAGCGCCGCCTGGGGACCTTCCGGTGGCTCGTCGTCGGCGCCGCTGCCCATGTCACCGGCACCTATCTCGGGCAGGGGTACCTGCGCTGGTCCATCCGCGCCGAACAGGCGCCGCCGCGGCTGGCCGACGCCCACGACGTCGGGGTCAGCTACTTCCTGCTCGGCGTCGCGGGGACGCTCTCGGCGTACCTGCCCCGACGGCACCGGAGCGCGGCGCGCGCGGCCGGGGTCGCGGTGCTGGCGACCAACGCGATCATCCGGCCGACGTTCACCGAGGTCGGCCACCTGAGCGCGTTCGTCACCGGCCTGGCGCTGAGCCCGCTGGCGATCGGCCGTGACCGGCACCCCTATCCGGGTATACAGGGCCATGCGCGCCACTGA